GCGATCCGATGGCTCAGACACAGCCTTGTAAGATATAAATTGTACCGGGCACACATCCGTTTGTTCAAGCAGCTGTCTGAGCTGTGCGCGCGAGTTCTTGTTTACACTGCCGACGACAGTAAGAGTCGGACCTTGATTTTCAGCGATCGTAAGCTCTGAGTGAGCGTGTGATATAGCGTAATGCTCGGGCAGGTAGTTCGCAATCCCTGCTGAACCGGCCCATGCAAACGTATAGCTTAGCTGCTTCGTTGTTTGCAATATCCGTTCCAAATGATGCTCCTTGGTCGAGTCAACGAGCACATAAGGAACGGAGTTCTGCATAAAGTGTTTCAGCTTATTTTCAACATGATCTTTCCCGGCATCCAGATCACTTGCGGATATTTCACCGACCTCATACTTCGTTTGCAGCTTAAGCAAATCTGGAAGGTAAGAGAGAGTAACCGGAGTCTTGGGATCATTTGCAATTTCTGTTTCACCAAGCGGGATACCATTCAAATAGTGGACACCGTTTAAGATGGTGCGATTGTTTTTGGGATAGCCGGGTGCAATCATCATAAAGTCAGGCTTAACGACATCATATAATGCATCGATCTCTGCACCGATATTTCCACGCATGGTGGAATCCATCTTTTTAAAAATGGTATTGAATCCGGCCTTTATTAAGAATTCCGCGGCCTTACTTACCCGCTGATAAGCTTCTTCCTGGGTGATGGAGCGGCTGTCTGTATCATAGACGACAGCATCGTAGCTGCGAATGTTATCCTCATCCATATCAAATAATACGCTTGTTCTAAGGCCATGACGTGCGAGCTGAACTCCACTGTCATTGGCGCCAGTCAAATCATCTGCAATGATGGCTAGTTTCATGCAGTTACCTCCTCCTTGAGAAAAACGAGTGCAAATTGAGGGGCTATTATAACCTCTATGCAGCTGGATTGTTATATTTTTCGACGCCGCCGGATTTCTCCAATCGTTTGGATAAGAAGCCAATGAAGATCGGCAATAAGATGGCGGTCGTTACGACACTTGCCGCAATTTGTACTGTGGCGATTTCAGCAATCGGTCCAAAGGAAGCATTCGCTGCGACGATCGCAGCCGGTGTACCTACTGCATTACCTGCTGTTGATCCTTCCGATGCACCGACAATTGGGTTCCAGCCAATGGCTCTGAAGAGCAGGAATCCGAGACCGCCTGTGAGCAGCACGGTTAGTACGCCTAGCAGGATACCACTAAGGCCACCTTGGATGATGGAAGAGAAATTGATGCCCATCCCCAGAGAAAAGGCGAAGAAAGGAACCAGCTTATCACTGCCTTTGTGCAGCCATTCTGCCATATTACGGTCCAGGTTACCAATAATTATGCCGACAGCCAGCGGAAGCAGTACTGCTACGAAGGACATCGGTGAGAACATTCCGTCAGCAAAGCCCATCGCGCCAAAGATCGAGAGCGCTACCATGGTAAGAAACGGTCCGTCACTGAGTGCAAGGAAAGGGTAAGCTGCTTTGTCATCCTCTTTCCCGTATTGTCCAGCTAGTGCAATGTAGAGTCCACCGTTTGAGTTCGTCATGGCGGCAATAATGGCGAGAGGCGCTAGACCCAGAAATAGTCCGGTTGAAGAATCGGCAAACATGATGGCAATCAATCCGATGATTGCGCCGACGGCCCATTTAAACACCAGCAGCGTAACACCCTTTGCAACAGATGAACCCGCTGTTTTAAACGTAATTTGCGTACCGGCGATCAATAGGAATAGTGCAATAAGCGTGCTTGAACTGTTGACAAATAAGGCTTCGGTAAAGCCGCCAATCCGCAAAGCGTTTGGAGCAAATGTATTGATACATGCCCCGATGAGAAGAGGGA
This sequence is a window from Paenibacillus urinalis. Protein-coding genes within it:
- a CDS encoding 2-keto-3-deoxygluconate permease, which gives rise to MNIKATLDRIPGGMMVVPLLIGACINTFAPNALRIGGFTEALFVNSSSTLIALFLLIAGTQITFKTAGSSVAKGVTLLVFKWAVGAIIGLIAIMFADSSTGLFLGLAPLAIIAAMTNSNGGLYIALAGQYGKEDDKAAYPFLALSDGPFLTMVALSIFGAMGFADGMFSPMSFVAVLLPLAVGIIIGNLDRNMAEWLHKGSDKLVPFFAFSLGMGINFSSIIQGGLSGILLGVLTVLLTGGLGFLLFRAIGWNPIVGASEGSTAGNAVGTPAAIVAANASFGPIAEIATVQIAASVVTTAILLPIFIGFLSKRLEKSGGVEKYNNPAA
- a CDS encoding four-carbon acid sugar kinase family protein; amino-acid sequence: MKLAIIADDLTGANDSGVQLARHGLRTSVLFDMDEDNIRSYDAVVYDTDSRSITQEEAYQRVSKAAEFLIKAGFNTIFKKMDSTMRGNIGAEIDALYDVVKPDFMMIAPGYPKNNRTILNGVHYLNGIPLGETEIANDPKTPVTLSYLPDLLKLQTKYEVGEISASDLDAGKDHVENKLKHFMQNSVPYVLVDSTKEHHLERILQTTKQLSYTFAWAGSAGIANYLPEHYAISHAHSELTIAENQGPTLTVVGSVNKNSRAQLRQLLEQTDVCPVQFISYKAVSEPSDRNAEMERVFEEVKSLALEGKDTVIYSTAEQIDIEQARTTGESRGLNHTEVSNEIVRAIGEVCARLLEKGYFTGVSMTGGDTAKQICMMWNISGFELLDELEIGVPISKFIGVKDLYVITKAGGFGKPDVFIHAIQKLKGGTIA